A genomic window from Solanum dulcamara chromosome 11, daSolDulc1.2, whole genome shotgun sequence includes:
- the LOC129872452 gene encoding uncharacterized protein LOC129872452 — MKRLATTLSSWSRNQFGDIYAKVKDSEEEVRQAENNLINMNSNENRSKLHAINAEYIRYLKMEDVILRQKTQLQWFKEGDMNSKYFHAMIRGRRRKLYIHRIQNEGGSWVQGDAEIAEVACEHFQQMFTGEEKYIQKKALQCIPHMVTEKKNEQLQALPSIEELKTVVFAMNPNSAAGPDGMNGKFFQNILGYHQGRPS, encoded by the coding sequence ATGAAGAGACTTGCTACTACTCTTAGTAGTTGGTCTAGAAATCAGTTTGGAGACATCTATGCAAAGGTTAAAGATTCTGAGGAGGAAGTTAGACAAGCTGAAAATAACCTGATCAACATGAATTCCAATGAAAACAGGTCTAAGCTTCATGCCATCAATGCTGAAtacattagatacctgaaaatGGAAGATGTTATTCTCAGACAGAAGACTCAACTACAAtggttcaaagaaggtgatATGAACTCTAAATATTTCCATGCTATGATTAGAGGTAGGAGAAGAAAACTATACATTCACAGGATCCAAAATGAGGGTGGCTCTTGGGTTCAAGGTGATGCTGAAATTGCTGAAGTAGCTTGTGAGCACTTTCAACAAATGTTTACTGGGGAGGAGAAGTATATCCAGAAAAAGGCCCTTCAATGTATCCCTCATATGGTTactgaaaagaaaaatgaaCAACTCCAAGCCTTGCCTTCTATAGAGGAACTGAAGACTGTTGTGTTTGCCATGAATCCCAATTCAGCTGCTGGacctgatgggatgaatggaaagtttttccaaaatatactGGGATATCATCAAGGAAGACCTTCTTAA